A window of Peromyscus eremicus chromosome 7, PerEre_H2_v1, whole genome shotgun sequence contains these coding sequences:
- the Ccr3 gene encoding C-C chemokine receptor type 3, with protein sequence MALYIDEINTVVESFGTTPYEYEWATPCEKVSIRQLGSWLLPPLYSLVFIIGLLGNMVVVLILIKYRKLQIMTNIYLLNLAISDLLSLFTIPFWIHYVVWNEWRFGHHMCKLISGFYYLALYSEIFFIILLTIDRYLAIVHAVFALRARTVTFATITSIITWGLAGLAALPEFIFHESQDSFGEPFCGPRYPEGEEDSWKRFHALRMNIFGLALPLLIMVICYSGIIKTLLRCPNKKKDKAIRLIFVVMIVFFIFWTPYNLVLLLSAFHSTFLENSCQQSKHLDLAMQVTEVIAYTHCCINPIIYAFVGERFRKHLRLFFHRHVAIYLGKYIPFLPGEKMERTSSVSPSTGDQEISVVF encoded by the coding sequence ATGGCACTCTACATAGATGAAATCAATACTGTGGTTGAAAGCTTTGGGACCACACCCTATGAATATGAGTGGGCAACGCCCTGTGAAAAAGTCAGCATCAGACAGCTGGGGTCATGGCTCCTGCCTCCACTGTACTCTCTGGTGTTCATCATTGGCCTCCTGGGCAACATGGTGGTTGTGTTGATCCTCATAAAGTACAGGAAGCTCCAAATTATGACTAATATCTACCTGCTCAACTTGGCAATTTCTGACCTGCTCTCTCTCTTTACCATTCCATTCTGGATTCACTATGTTGTGTGGAATGAGTGGCGTTTTGGCCATCACATGTGTAAACTAATCTCTGGGTTTTATTACCTTGCCTTGTACAGTGAGATATTTTTCATCATCCTGCTGACGATTGACAGGTACCTGGCCATTGTCCATGCTGTGTTTGCCCTTAGAGCCCGGACCGTGACTTTTGCTACCATCACCAGCATCATCACCTGGGGACTGGCAGGGCTGGCAGCATTACCTGAATTTATCTTCCATGAGTCCCAAGACAGCTTTGGAGAGCCTTTCTGTGGACCTCGTTACCCAGAGGGTGAAGAAGACAGCTGGAAGCGTTTCCATGCTCTGAGAATGAATATCTTTGGTTTAGCTCTCCCTCTCCTCATTATGGTTATCTGCTATTCAGGAATCATTAAAACTCTGCTGAGATGCCCCAATAAAAAAAAGGACAAGGCCATCCGTCTTATTTTTGTTGTCATgatagtcttttttattttttggaccCCATACAACCTGgttctccttctctctgcttttcacaGTACATTTTTGGAGAACAGCTGTCAACAGAGCAAACACCTGGACCTGGCCATGCAAGTGACTGAGGTGATCGCCTACACCCATTGCTGTATCAACCCAATCATCTATGCTTTTGTTGGTGAGAGGTTCCGGAAACACCTTCGGCTCTTTTTCCACAGACATGTGGCAATCTACCTGGGGAAATACATTCCATTCCTTCCTggtgagaaaatggaaagaaccaGTTCTGTTTCCCCATCAACTGGGGATCAAGAAATCTCTGTGGTGTTTTAG